A genomic window from Pseudomonadales bacterium includes:
- a CDS encoding glutathione S-transferase N-terminal domain-containing protein, which produces MLKLFYTPGTCARASHIALRDAGAEFELQRVDFATAEQRTDAYRKINPKGRVPALQTDRGVLTETPAILAYIAQIHPEARLAPLDDPFEFARLQSFNNYLCATVHVAHAHSPRGARWADDPAAIAELKRKAPEVVADCFRMIEEEFFTGPWTLGANYSIADPYLFTITQWLPSHRIDSADYPQVHAHHQRMLEREAVRATLAAEAAS; this is translated from the coding sequence ATGCTGAAACTCTTCTACACCCCCGGCACCTGCGCCCGGGCTTCACACATAGCGCTGCGGGATGCCGGTGCGGAATTCGAACTGCAGCGGGTGGATTTCGCAACCGCCGAGCAGCGCACTGACGCCTATCGGAAGATCAATCCAAAGGGCCGTGTTCCCGCACTGCAGACCGATCGCGGCGTGCTCACCGAGACGCCGGCAATCCTTGCCTACATCGCCCAGATACATCCCGAGGCCAGGCTCGCGCCCCTCGACGATCCTTTCGAGTTTGCCCGGCTGCAGTCCTTCAACAATTATCTGTGTGCCACCGTGCATGTTGCCCACGCGCACAGTCCGCGCGGCGCACGCTGGGCAGACGATCCCGCCGCCATTGCGGAGCTGAAGCGGAAGGCCCCTGAGGTCGTCGCCGACTGCTTCCGCATGATTGAAGAAGAGTTTTTCACAGGTCCCTGGACACTGGGGGCGAACTATTCGATCGCAGACCCCTACCTGTTTACCATCACCCAGTGGCTGCCTTCACACCGGATCGATTCGGCCGACTATCCGCAGGTCCACGCCCATCATCAGCGCATGCTCGAGCGCGAAGCAGTACGCGCCACCCTCGCTGCCGAGGCCGCGTCATAG
- a CDS encoding methyltransferase domain-containing protein, with protein sequence MTDVNQQQIEYWNGKAGHTWAQAQQRLDTMLSPISAALVQAAEIQPGMRVVDVGCGCGDTSVALAAAGAAVWGIDISEPMLAVAKSRAAGVKNLAFTRTDAATQAFTPDHDLLFSRFGVMFFAEPSAAFSNLRSALKPRGRLQFACWQPPRLNPWMAIAGKAVQPFLTEPGGEVDPRAPGPFAFADPDYVRGILAQSGFADIRFEALTPTLHLADTLEDGVRFLQEVGPLSRVIGELDDQAREQALAAARAALAGHLTDAGLDLGAACWLVSARAG encoded by the coding sequence ATGACGGATGTCAATCAGCAGCAGATCGAATACTGGAATGGTAAGGCAGGACACACCTGGGCCCAGGCTCAGCAGCGTCTGGACACCATGCTCTCACCGATCTCAGCCGCGCTGGTGCAGGCGGCAGAGATACAACCCGGCATGCGCGTCGTCGATGTCGGCTGCGGCTGCGGGGATACCAGTGTGGCATTGGCGGCTGCTGGCGCCGCTGTGTGGGGCATCGATATCTCCGAGCCGATGCTGGCGGTGGCGAAGTCCCGGGCGGCGGGTGTGAAGAATCTCGCGTTTACGCGAACGGATGCCGCGACCCAGGCATTCACGCCCGATCACGACCTGCTCTTCTCACGATTCGGCGTGATGTTCTTTGCTGAACCGTCTGCAGCGTTCAGCAATCTTCGCTCTGCGTTGAAGCCCCGGGGCCGCCTGCAATTCGCCTGCTGGCAGCCACCGCGTCTCAATCCCTGGATGGCCATCGCCGGCAAGGCCGTGCAGCCCTTTCTGACGGAACCCGGTGGTGAAGTGGATCCGCGGGCGCCCGGCCCCTTTGCGTTTGCCGATCCGGACTACGTTCGAGGCATTCTGGCCCAGTCCGGTTTCGCGGACATCCGCTTCGAAGCGCTCACACCGACGCTGCATCTCGCCGACACGCTGGAAGACGGGGTGCGTTTTCTGCAGGAGGTTGGTCCGCTCTCCCGGGTGATCGGCGAACTGGATGACCAGGCCCGGGAGCAGGCGCTGGCTGCCGCCCGTGCGGCACTCGCCGGGCACCTGACTGATGCCGGTCTCGATCTGGGTGCGGCCTGCTGGCTGGTGAGCGCCCGGGCCGGCTGA
- a CDS encoding amidohydrolase family protein: MSYQIRKFPYDGTIDADGHILEPADLWETYLEQRYRTRALRIRVDDEGYEYLEIDRQPSERSRKGSLGLLGAMGEADMRPRPDRRYADNMPYGSSDPQQRLDLMRQENLDCCLLYPTIGLLWEVELTDAELSLAYCRAYNRWIADFCRDSGGRLVPIAQLTLLDVEGSASELERAVKDGCRGAWVNPFNHRRVIHGSPLHDPLFRKCCELDVPLAIHPTFTPHGAAEGIFDWPREGRAWGEAIWLRSIVQQALISFFSLGTLERFPELRLGVLEAGSGWIGALLDRLDAFSESLNIRRASATELFRRQCFISGDPDETAAPHVIEHVGAECFMWATDYPHPDHPHTWVDDLTRYADVLSPAARRLVLGDNVRRIYRLGV; this comes from the coding sequence ATGAGCTACCAGATCCGGAAATTTCCATACGACGGCACCATAGACGCGGACGGTCACATCCTCGAGCCTGCGGATCTGTGGGAGACCTATCTCGAGCAGCGTTATCGGACGCGCGCACTGCGCATCCGGGTCGACGACGAAGGCTATGAATATCTGGAGATCGACCGGCAGCCTTCAGAACGTTCCCGTAAAGGATCCCTGGGTCTTCTCGGCGCGATGGGAGAGGCGGACATGCGGCCGCGGCCCGATCGCCGTTACGCGGACAACATGCCCTACGGTTCCAGCGATCCCCAGCAGCGTCTCGACCTGATGCGCCAGGAAAATCTGGATTGCTGTCTGCTCTATCCGACCATCGGGCTGCTCTGGGAAGTGGAGCTCACGGATGCGGAGTTGAGTCTGGCCTATTGCCGTGCCTACAACCGCTGGATCGCCGACTTCTGCAGAGACAGCGGCGGCCGACTGGTGCCCATCGCACAACTCACCCTGCTCGATGTCGAAGGCTCAGCCAGTGAACTCGAACGCGCTGTGAAAGATGGCTGCAGAGGTGCCTGGGTCAATCCCTTCAACCATCGCCGGGTAATCCATGGCAGTCCGCTCCACGACCCGCTGTTCCGCAAGTGCTGTGAACTCGACGTGCCCCTTGCCATTCACCCGACCTTCACGCCGCACGGCGCAGCAGAAGGCATTTTCGACTGGCCCCGGGAAGGGCGGGCCTGGGGAGAGGCGATCTGGTTGCGCTCTATCGTGCAGCAGGCACTGATCTCCTTTTTCTCGCTTGGTACGCTGGAGCGTTTTCCCGAACTGCGCCTTGGTGTGCTGGAAGCCGGATCGGGCTGGATCGGCGCACTGCTGGACAGACTGGACGCCTTCTCCGAATCCCTCAACATCCGCCGCGCCAGTGCCACGGAACTGTTCCGCCGGCAGTGTTTCATCTCCGGCGATCCGGACGAAACCGCGGCACCCCATGTGATCGAACATGTGGGTGCTGAGTGTTTCATGTGGGCCACTGATTACCCCCATCCGGATCATCCCCACACCTGGGTAGACGATCTCACCCGGTATGCCGATGTGCTGAGTCCAGCCGCCCGCAGACTGGTACTCGGGGACAATGTACGAAGAATTTATCGACTGGGGGTATAG
- a CDS encoding MFS transporter — protein sequence MPVEPPEPARESPAHTRPWGAFLYRDYRFLWAAMITATMVVWVRILSTAQWLLDETGSAVLVGFIGVVQLVVQIPALLWGGALADRIDRKRLMTLANATTCLAMLALGLLNSANLLTPMMVYVGIALTAASQMLASPARSAMVPIVIPTRHLMLAASTDTASQNAAAIAGPLLFAVVAVSFGITASFFTAAAIALLSAVLPLFIRAVGVAAGHGDDAPRSAVQQTWEGLRYVSKHPILPGLFLLDTGITVASFYREILPVLALGLFAGGASATGLLGAANSTGAIAGSFLALFLVAYRAKGMLVLYASLAYGVILFGFGTVTSLWAGMLMIALLGAADAVTVAVRQTTVMLTTPDHMRGRAFALMILAAQTANNVGTIWVGAWAGAIGAGNTMVLGGVISIAATLLIWRLWRPIREFRSD from the coding sequence TTGCCAGTAGAACCACCCGAACCGGCGCGGGAATCGCCGGCGCACACACGTCCCTGGGGTGCATTCCTGTACCGGGACTACCGGTTCCTGTGGGCGGCAATGATTACCGCCACCATGGTGGTGTGGGTGCGGATCCTTTCCACCGCCCAGTGGCTGCTCGATGAAACCGGATCTGCGGTGCTGGTGGGATTTATCGGTGTGGTGCAGCTCGTGGTGCAGATTCCCGCGCTGTTGTGGGGTGGTGCGCTGGCGGATCGCATCGATCGCAAACGTCTCATGACCCTGGCCAACGCAACCACCTGTCTGGCCATGCTCGCCCTCGGGCTGCTCAACTCCGCCAATCTGCTGACTCCGATGATGGTCTACGTCGGTATTGCACTCACCGCTGCCTCCCAGATGCTCGCCAGCCCGGCGCGCTCGGCCATGGTGCCCATCGTGATTCCCACCCGGCACCTGATGCTGGCCGCTTCCACCGACACGGCATCCCAGAATGCGGCAGCAATCGCCGGCCCGCTGCTGTTTGCGGTGGTGGCGGTCAGTTTCGGCATCACCGCGTCTTTCTTCACCGCTGCCGCCATCGCCCTCCTCTCCGCTGTGCTCCCCCTGTTCATCCGGGCTGTCGGTGTGGCGGCCGGACACGGTGACGATGCGCCGCGCTCTGCGGTGCAGCAGACCTGGGAGGGGCTGCGCTATGTCTCGAAGCATCCGATTCTGCCGGGTCTGTTCCTGCTCGATACCGGTATCACTGTGGCATCCTTCTACCGGGAAATTCTCCCGGTACTGGCTCTGGGCCTTTTCGCCGGCGGCGCCAGTGCGACCGGACTCCTCGGTGCTGCGAACTCCACCGGCGCCATTGCCGGTTCATTTCTCGCCCTGTTTCTGGTCGCCTACAGGGCCAAGGGCATGCTGGTGCTCTATGCCTCCCTTGCCTACGGCGTGATCCTGTTCGGCTTCGGCACCGTGACCAGTCTGTGGGCCGGCATGCTGATGATTGCCCTGCTCGGCGCAGCAGATGCGGTCACCGTGGCGGTGCGGCAGACGACGGTGATGCTCACCACACCGGATCACATGCGGGGTCGCGCTTTCGCGCTGATGATTCTGGCCGCCCAGACCGCCAACAATGTCGGCACCATCTGGGTCGGCGCCTGGGCGGGCGCGATCGGCGCCGGTAACACCATGGTGCTGGGGGGTGTGATTTCGATCGCTGCCACACTGCTCATCTGGCGATTGTGGCGACCGATCCGGGAGTTCCGCTCGGACTAG
- a CDS encoding SDR family oxidoreductase, protein MQIQGSNAIMVGGASGMCLATAEKFVKAGGKVAILDLERSEGAKVAERLGGKFFPCNVMDHAAMEKVLDAAVAALGSVQFMVNTAGGGVARRTVSKGGEMHPLEDFQRIIELNLVASFNINRIVAKHMSANEPNADGERGVMINTASIAAFEGQIGQVAYTAAKAGIAGMTLTMARDLGGIGVRVMTIAPSLFDTGLTRGIPEAGAQQLTKDAAFPRRMGRPEEYAVMAIAIFESAMMNGSTIRVDAGQRFAPR, encoded by the coding sequence ATGCAGATCCAGGGCAGCAACGCGATCATGGTGGGTGGCGCATCCGGCATGTGTCTGGCCACCGCCGAGAAATTCGTGAAGGCGGGCGGCAAGGTGGCCATCCTTGATCTGGAACGCTCAGAGGGCGCGAAAGTCGCCGAGCGCCTTGGCGGTAAATTTTTTCCCTGCAACGTGATGGACCACGCCGCAATGGAAAAGGTGCTCGATGCGGCGGTGGCTGCACTGGGCAGTGTGCAGTTCATGGTCAACACAGCTGGTGGCGGTGTGGCCAGGCGTACGGTCAGCAAGGGTGGCGAGATGCACCCCCTCGAGGATTTTCAACGCATCATCGAACTGAATCTGGTGGCTTCCTTCAACATCAACCGCATCGTCGCGAAACACATGAGCGCCAATGAACCCAACGCCGATGGTGAGCGCGGCGTGATGATCAATACCGCCTCCATCGCCGCCTTCGAAGGCCAGATCGGTCAGGTCGCCTACACCGCTGCCAAAGCGGGTATCGCCGGCATGACACTGACCATGGCGCGGGACCTGGGCGGTATCGGTGTGCGGGTCATGACCATCGCGCCGAGCCTGTTCGATACCGGTCTCACACGGGGCATACCCGAAGCCGGTGCCCAGCAGCTCACCAAAGATGCGGCGTTTCCGCGTCGCATGGGCCGACCGGAAGAATACGCGGTGATGGCTATCGCCATCTTCGAAAGCGCCATGATGAACGGTTCGACCATCAGAGTGGATGCCGGTCAGCGCTTTGCGCCACGCTGA
- a CDS encoding TIGR00645 family protein, whose protein sequence is MENFIERSFYASRWLLAPIYLGLSLALVALGIKFFQEVFHLMPNILAVTESEMVLVVLALVDLSLVGGLIVMVMFSGYENFVSQLDLDGNEDKLGWLGKLDAGTLKAKVAASIVAISSIHLLRIFLNVENIDNDKLLWYVILHMTFVLSAVGMVMLDRWTAKH, encoded by the coding sequence ATGGAAAATTTCATCGAACGCAGTTTCTACGCCAGCCGCTGGCTGCTCGCACCCATCTATCTCGGCCTGAGCCTTGCACTGGTCGCCCTGGGCATCAAATTCTTCCAGGAAGTCTTTCACCTGATGCCGAACATTCTGGCTGTGACCGAGTCCGAGATGGTGCTGGTAGTGCTCGCGCTGGTGGATCTTTCCCTGGTGGGCGGACTGATCGTGATGGTCATGTTCAGCGGCTATGAGAATTTCGTCTCCCAGCTGGATCTGGATGGCAACGAGGACAAGCTCGGCTGGCTGGGCAAACTCGATGCCGGCACCCTCAAGGCAAAGGTCGCCGCTTCCATCGTCGCCATCTCCTCCATTCACCTGCTGCGCATCTTCCTCAATGTCGAGAACATCGATAACGACAAACTGCTCTGGTATGTGATCCTGCACATGACCTTTGTGCTCTCCGCAGTGGGCATGGTCATGCTCGATCGCTGGACGGCCAAGCACTGA
- a CDS encoding DUF3500 domain-containing protein, translating into MRILIGTVLALLAILAAFIGLAILQPVGASKVVWPLVERFMLREPFRGITADGGVQSGLFRIEQTGVSTLPLVEAAEKFLAGLDEDQRQRAQFPVDDLEWRRWANIHISTRQGVGLLEMTPAQTDSAFALLAATLSARGYKTSRDIMRLEGHLADLMNDHEQYGELRYWFTVMGTPSATEPWGWQLDGHHLIINCFVLGDQLVLTPTFMGSEPPRADTGRFAGTSILDAELQAGLALINALDETQRATAIVATEKTGNNNQGELFQDNAVVPYQGLRLNALTTAQRLLAQQLVGLYTGNLREGHAYIAMADILRHWDDTYFSWVGGTGQDDVFYYRIHSPVVMIEYDHQLPVALDGPPTPTRDHVHTVVRTPNGNDYGKDLLRAHLLQHAH; encoded by the coding sequence ATGCGGATTCTGATCGGAACGGTACTTGCGCTGCTGGCGATCCTGGCAGCCTTTATCGGGCTGGCCATCCTGCAGCCGGTCGGTGCCTCAAAAGTTGTCTGGCCCCTCGTCGAGCGGTTCATGCTGCGGGAACCTTTTCGCGGGATCACCGCCGACGGTGGCGTGCAGTCGGGATTGTTCCGCATCGAGCAGACGGGCGTCAGCACCCTTCCGCTGGTGGAGGCGGCAGAGAAATTCCTCGCTGGCCTCGATGAAGATCAGCGACAGCGGGCGCAGTTTCCGGTCGATGATCTCGAATGGCGGCGCTGGGCGAATATCCACATCTCCACCCGGCAGGGGGTGGGTCTGCTGGAAATGACGCCGGCACAGACGGACAGTGCTTTCGCACTGCTCGCCGCGACATTGAGTGCCCGGGGGTATAAGACTTCCAGAGACATCATGCGTCTCGAAGGCCATCTCGCCGATCTGATGAACGATCATGAGCAGTACGGCGAGTTGCGCTACTGGTTCACCGTCATGGGCACGCCGTCTGCGACCGAACCCTGGGGCTGGCAGCTGGACGGACACCATCTGATCATCAATTGCTTCGTGCTCGGTGATCAGCTGGTGCTGACTCCCACCTTCATGGGATCAGAACCCCCCCGGGCGGATACCGGGCGCTTTGCGGGAACGTCGATACTCGATGCCGAGTTGCAGGCCGGACTGGCATTGATCAATGCCCTGGATGAGACGCAGCGGGCGACCGCTATAGTGGCGACCGAAAAAACCGGCAACAACAATCAGGGTGAACTGTTCCAGGACAATGCCGTCGTGCCCTACCAGGGTCTCCGGCTCAACGCGCTGACCACCGCGCAGCGGCTGCTGGCCCAGCAACTGGTGGGGCTGTACACCGGCAATCTCCGGGAAGGTCACGCCTACATCGCCATGGCGGACATCCTTCGTCACTGGGACGACACCTACTTCTCCTGGGTGGGCGGTACCGGACAGGACGACGTTTTCTACTACAGGATTCACAGCCCGGTGGTGATGATCGAATACGATCATCAGCTCCCCGTTGCCCTCGACGGTCCGCCGACGCCGACCAGAGACCATGTGCACACTGTTGTGCGCACACCCAACGGCAACGATTACGGCAAAGATCTGTTGCGCGCGCACCTGCTGCAGCATGCGCACTGA
- a CDS encoding MFS transporter: MSTIPGDLSPRSLAGTPAASPLGYVSWAFGQGARDPYYILVVIYIFYPYFSNTVVGNPVEGQSLLGYTNAIAGFALALLAPFLGAIADKDGRRKPWVAGSVVFMVAGAVALWWALPGGAGLSIFTILALIVCINIAFTINEVFHNAMLPSTAPANRVGFVSGIAFSIGNVGGLSLMLFVLIAFSLPGTSDWSFLPAVPLFGIDQGAHEHDRIVGPIAAAWMLIFTLPLLLFTPDGQGRITSVRKAAREGLQDVIETLSRLRHYRNIALYLISRMFMIDGMVGVMTFGGVYASGTFGWDTTTLLIFGLCTSASAMVGAYIGGWIDDLVGSKRALQIAIAMSSIILMMLVSYQPGVLFFFVNVGTDAVWNFPYFRSLPEILYFLTNQIFALFFVTGLSSSRTLMARLAPPEMATQFFGLFALSGTVTAFLAPLMVGTLTDWFDSQRAGMASLTVLMVIGFVLLLKVQEVQTVAHLRTPRPSV, translated from the coding sequence GTGAGCACCATCCCCGGAGACCTGTCGCCTCGATCCCTCGCCGGCACTCCCGCAGCCAGTCCCCTCGGATACGTCAGCTGGGCCTTCGGGCAGGGTGCCCGGGATCCCTACTACATTCTGGTAGTGATCTACATCTTCTATCCCTACTTCAGCAACACGGTGGTGGGTAATCCGGTCGAAGGGCAGAGTCTGCTCGGCTACACCAACGCCATCGCCGGGTTCGCGCTCGCTCTGCTCGCGCCCTTTCTCGGGGCGATCGCAGACAAGGACGGCCGCCGGAAACCCTGGGTTGCGGGCAGCGTGGTGTTCATGGTGGCTGGTGCCGTGGCACTGTGGTGGGCACTTCCCGGCGGAGCCGGCCTCAGCATCTTCACGATCCTGGCACTCATCGTCTGTATCAACATCGCCTTCACCATCAATGAAGTGTTTCACAATGCCATGCTGCCCAGCACCGCACCGGCAAACCGTGTCGGCTTCGTTTCAGGCATCGCCTTTTCCATCGGCAACGTCGGCGGACTATCGTTGATGCTCTTCGTGCTCATCGCGTTTTCCCTGCCTGGAACCAGCGACTGGAGTTTTCTGCCCGCTGTACCCCTTTTCGGCATCGATCAGGGCGCCCACGAACACGATCGCATCGTCGGTCCCATCGCGGCTGCCTGGATGCTGATCTTCACCCTTCCCCTCCTGCTGTTCACACCGGACGGTCAGGGACGCATTACCTCTGTGAGAAAAGCTGCCCGGGAAGGCCTGCAGGATGTGATCGAAACCCTCTCCCGTTTGCGCCACTACCGCAATATCGCCCTCTACCTGATCTCCCGCATGTTCATGATCGACGGCATGGTGGGCGTCATGACCTTTGGTGGCGTCTACGCCTCGGGGACATTCGGCTGGGATACCACCACCCTGCTGATTTTCGGTCTGTGCACCAGCGCATCGGCCATGGTCGGCGCCTACATCGGCGGCTGGATCGATGACCTGGTCGGCTCGAAGCGCGCACTGCAGATCGCTATCGCTATGAGCTCGATCATCCTGATGATGCTGGTGTCCTATCAGCCCGGTGTGCTGTTTTTCTTCGTGAACGTCGGAACCGATGCGGTCTGGAATTTCCCCTATTTCCGGTCGCTGCCGGAGATCCTCTATTTCCTGACAAACCAGATCTTCGCCCTGTTCTTCGTGACGGGTCTGTCATCGTCGCGCACGCTGATGGCGCGTCTTGCCCCGCCGGAGATGGCTACCCAGTTCTTCGGACTGTTCGCACTTTCAGGTACGGTAACCGCCTTCCTGGCGCCACTGATGGTGGGCACCCTGACAGACTGGTTCGATTCACAACGCGCGGGCATGGCCTCCCTGACAGTGCTCATGGTGATCGGCTTCGTCCTGCTGCTGAAAGTTCAGGAAGTGCAGACCGTCGCCCATCTTCGAACCCCCCGCCCCTCCGTCTGA
- a CDS encoding helix-turn-helix transcriptional regulator: MVVIVSEIKQLNTPDLTSAGWRYGALIAAFAMIGLLAAVDLLGDLDEGVSTAHVLIEGSVVLIALIASTLLIRALVAALKEQVRELDDRLVSSDEAADIWRAEAQSLLLGLGASIDRQFDRWRLSAAEKEVALLLLKGLAHKEIARARGVSEATARQQATAVYRKAGVAGRNALAAFFLEDLTLPPGFDAASADPNARMPP; this comes from the coding sequence ATGGTCGTCATTGTCAGTGAAATCAAGCAGTTGAACACCCCGGATCTGACATCCGCCGGATGGCGCTATGGTGCACTGATCGCCGCATTCGCCATGATCGGACTGCTCGCGGCGGTGGATCTTCTCGGCGATCTCGATGAGGGGGTGTCCACAGCCCATGTGCTGATCGAAGGCAGTGTGGTGCTGATCGCGCTCATTGCATCCACTTTACTGATCCGGGCGCTGGTAGCAGCGCTGAAGGAGCAGGTGCGCGAACTGGACGACCGCCTGGTCAGCAGCGACGAAGCGGCTGACATCTGGCGTGCCGAAGCCCAGAGTCTGCTGCTCGGGCTGGGTGCTTCCATCGACCGGCAGTTCGATCGCTGGCGCCTGTCTGCCGCGGAAAAGGAGGTGGCGCTGCTGCTCCTGAAAGGACTCGCTCACAAAGAGATCGCCCGCGCACGTGGTGTCAGTGAGGCGACCGCGAGGCAGCAGGCAACGGCCGTATACCGCAAGGCGGGTGTGGCCGGACGCAATGCGCTCGCCGCTTTTTTTCTCGAGGATCTGACCCTGCCGCCCGGATTCGATGCGGCGTCTGCTGATCCGAACGCCAGGATGCCGCCATGA
- a CDS encoding cytochrome b/b6 domain-containing protein: MKSTGTTTRTPVWDLFVRFGHWILAAAFLIAYFTEDDLMTVHTWAGYLTASVVVLRILWGFVGSPHARFRDFLFTPRQAWHYLIDLLRGRADRHIGHSPAGAVMVYALLIGVLLTGVSGMMVYAYEEQAGPLAGAVASQYHGLTDRERERAFDRAEDFWEEAHELTANLTLLLVLLHIGGVLLASFAHRENLIASMVSGNKRPQDELRNT; the protein is encoded by the coding sequence ATGAAATCAACCGGGACCACTACCCGAACTCCTGTCTGGGATCTGTTCGTGCGCTTCGGACACTGGATCCTGGCAGCCGCCTTTCTCATCGCCTACTTCACCGAAGACGATCTCATGACCGTCCACACCTGGGCCGGATACCTGACCGCCAGCGTAGTGGTGTTGCGGATCCTGTGGGGATTCGTCGGATCCCCACACGCCAGGTTTCGGGATTTCCTCTTCACTCCCCGGCAGGCATGGCACTATCTGATCGACCTGCTGCGCGGTCGGGCAGACAGGCACATCGGCCACAGTCCGGCCGGCGCGGTGATGGTCTATGCGCTTCTGATCGGTGTTCTGCTCACCGGAGTATCCGGCATGATGGTCTACGCCTACGAAGAGCAGGCGGGGCCACTCGCAGGGGCAGTCGCCAGCCAGTACCATGGCCTGACCGACAGGGAGCGCGAACGCGCCTTCGACCGCGCCGAAGACTTCTGGGAAGAAGCCCACGAATTGACCGCGAATCTGACCCTGCTGCTGGTGCTGCTGCATATCGGTGGCGTTCTCCTGGCCAGTTTTGCGCACCGGGAGAACCTCATCGCATCCATGGTGAGCGGAAACAAACGTCCGCAGGACGAACTCCGGAATACATGA
- a CDS encoding DUF1415 domain-containing protein yields the protein MSGTQTQERVIESVRRWVRSFVIDMNLCPFARRELDAQRVRFVVTGASDVGGLLTVLAAELALLDHEPGVETTLLIHPGALADFLDYNDFLADADELLRSLDREGVYQIASFHPHYQFHGTLPEDAENYTNRSPYPMLHLLREDSVERAIAGYPEVEQIPSRNTDYLNRLGREQLARLRQACLSP from the coding sequence ATGAGCGGAACACAGACACAGGAACGGGTGATCGAGTCCGTCCGCCGCTGGGTGAGGTCGTTTGTGATTGACATGAATCTGTGTCCGTTTGCCCGGCGGGAACTGGACGCACAACGGGTGCGCTTCGTGGTTACCGGTGCGAGCGACGTCGGCGGACTGCTGACCGTGCTCGCAGCGGAACTGGCTCTGCTCGATCACGAGCCCGGTGTGGAGACGACACTCCTCATCCATCCCGGAGCTCTTGCCGACTTCCTCGACTACAACGACTTCCTGGCGGATGCAGACGAGTTGCTGCGGAGCCTGGATCGGGAAGGCGTCTATCAGATCGCGAGCTTTCATCCGCACTACCAGTTCCACGGTACCTTGCCAGAGGATGCGGAGAACTACACCAACCGTTCGCCTTACCCCATGCTGCACCTGTTGCGGGAAGACAGCGTTGAACGCGCCATCGCCGGTTATCCGGAGGTGGAACAGATCCCCAGCCGTAATACCGATTACCTGAACCGGCTGGGCCGGGAGCAGCTCGCGCGACTCCGGCAGGCGTGCCTCAGTCCCTGA